DNA from Synechococcus elongatus PCC 6301:
TGCTCTGGGACGCCTTCGGACTGCGTCAAGCTTGCCCTTGGCACACTGCTGCCAGAACTGCCCGATTTTGTGCTCTCGGGCATCAATCACGGCCCCAATCTGGGAACGGACGTGCTCTACTCCGGCACCGTCTCAGCAGCGATGGAGGGCGTGATTGAAGGTATCCCCAGCATTGCCCTGAGCTTGGCCAGTTTTACAGCGCGGGACTTTGAACCAGCGGCTGAGATTGCTGTGGAATTACTGGAGCGCCTGCCGCACCCCAGTTCGCCCAAGGTGCTGCTCAGCGTCAACATTCCGCCGGTACCGAAGGAGGAAATCGCTGGCATTCGCCTGACCCGCCAAGGCGTCCGACGCTACGTCGATCTGTTTGACCAGCGGGTCGATCCACGCGGTAAGCCCTATTT
Protein-coding regions in this window:
- the surE gene encoding 5'/3'-nucleotidase SurE, encoding MRLLISNDDGVFALGIQTLANRLVQAGHEVTVVCPDRERSATGHGLTLHKPIRAERIEGLFDPAVQVWACSGTPSDCVKLALGTLLPELPDFVLSGINHGPNLGTDVLYSGTVSAAMEGVIEGIPSIALSLASFTARDFEPAAEIAVELLERLPHPSSPKVLLSVNIPPVPKEEIAGIRLTRQGVRRYVDLFDQRVDPRGKPYFWLAGEVVEESEPQEPADSHWCDVDAIRRNYVTVTPLQYDLTHYNSLSQLDHLSR